In Bradyrhizobium lablabi, one DNA window encodes the following:
- the fdxA gene encoding ferredoxin FdxA has protein sequence MTYVVTEACIKCKYTDCVEVCPVDCFYEGENMLVIHPDECIDCGVCEPECPADAIKPDTEPGLEKWLEVNTEYAKAWPNITQKKESPPDAKEFEGMEGKFEKYFSPNPGTGD, from the coding sequence ATGACTTACGTCGTCACTGAAGCCTGCATCAAATGCAAATATACCGATTGCGTTGAAGTCTGCCCGGTAGACTGCTTCTACGAGGGCGAGAACATGCTGGTCATCCATCCGGACGAATGTATCGATTGCGGCGTGTGCGAGCCGGAATGCCCCGCCGACGCCATCAAGCCGGACACCGAGCCCGGCCTGGAGAAATGGCTGGAAGTGAATACCGAATACGCCAAGGCCTGGCCGAACATCACCCAGAAAAAGGAATCGCCGCCCGACGCCAAGGAATTCGAGGGCATGGAAGGCAAGTTTGAGAAATATTTTTCTCCCAATCCCGGCACCGGCGACTAA
- a CDS encoding M48 family metalloprotease, protein MSRRLWAAPVVLCAIFTLGGCGDMGRFQTAASPAAPSAVKPSRAAVAQTPAAEREHERILASYGGAYDDPKLEALITKTVDRLVAASDRPDQAYKVTILNSGAVNAFALPTGQLYVTRGLIALASDTSELSSVLSHEMAHVLAKHASIREDQARQAAVVTRVVTDMSTDPDLTALALAKTKLTMASFSRAQEFEADGIGVGISARAHFDPYGAARFLTSMERNAEMKAGKTSLDPRAQDFLSSHPATPERIQNAQANARQYTSPEGGERDRETYLQAIDNIVYGEDPSEGFVRGRRFLHPKLGFTFTAPENFTLDNTAQAVIGVREGGAQAMRFDVVRVPAEQTLGDYLNSGWMENVDKASTEDLTINGFPAASASAHGDQWQFKIYALRFGSDVYRFIFATRQKTTESDRNARETVNSFRRLTLDEIQAARPLRIKVITVQPGDTVESLSHRMAGVDRPADRFRVLNGLDPHAQVKVRDLVKIVVD, encoded by the coding sequence ATGAGCCGCCGCCTTTGGGCTGCGCCGGTCGTTTTGTGCGCCATTTTCACGCTCGGCGGCTGCGGCGACATGGGCCGGTTCCAGACCGCCGCTTCGCCCGCGGCGCCAAGTGCCGTCAAGCCCAGCCGCGCGGCGGTCGCGCAAACCCCTGCCGCCGAGCGCGAGCATGAGCGTATTCTCGCCTCCTATGGCGGCGCCTATGACGATCCGAAGCTCGAGGCGCTCATCACCAAGACGGTGGACCGGCTGGTTGCGGCATCCGACCGTCCCGACCAGGCCTACAAGGTCACGATCCTCAATTCGGGCGCGGTCAACGCGTTCGCGCTGCCGACCGGCCAGCTCTATGTGACGCGCGGCCTGATTGCGCTTGCGAGCGACACCTCGGAATTGTCCTCGGTGCTGAGCCACGAGATGGCGCATGTGCTGGCAAAGCACGCGTCGATCCGCGAGGACCAGGCCCGTCAGGCCGCGGTCGTCACCCGCGTCGTCACCGACATGAGCACCGACCCTGATTTGACCGCGCTTGCGCTCGCCAAGACCAAACTGACGATGGCGAGCTTTTCGCGGGCCCAGGAGTTCGAGGCCGACGGCATCGGCGTCGGCATTTCGGCGCGCGCCCATTTCGACCCCTATGGCGCGGCGCGCTTCCTGACCTCGATGGAGCGCAATGCCGAGATGAAGGCCGGCAAAACCTCGCTCGATCCCCGCGCCCAAGACTTTCTTTCGTCGCATCCGGCAACGCCGGAGCGGATCCAGAACGCGCAGGCCAATGCCCGGCAATACACGTCGCCGGAAGGCGGCGAGCGCGACCGCGAGACTTATTTGCAGGCGATCGACAACATCGTCTATGGCGAGGATCCGAGCGAGGGATTCGTGCGCGGCCGGCGCTTCCTGCATCCAAAGCTCGGATTCACTTTCACCGCGCCGGAGAACTTCACGCTCGACAATACCGCGCAAGCCGTGATCGGCGTGCGCGAGGGCGGCGCGCAGGCGATGCGCTTCGACGTGGTGCGGGTGCCGGCGGAGCAGACGCTCGGCGACTATCTCAACTCCGGCTGGATGGAGAATGTCGACAAGGCATCCACCGAGGATCTGACCATCAACGGTTTTCCGGCGGCCTCGGCGAGCGCACACGGCGACCAGTGGCAATTCAAGATTTATGCGCTGCGCTTCGGCAGCGACGTCTACCGCTTCATTTTCGCAACGAGGCAGAAGACCACCGAGAGCGACCGCAACGCGCGCGAAACCGTCAATTCCTTCCGCCGCCTGACGCTCGACGAGATCCAGGCCGCGCGTCCCCTGCGCATCAAGGTGATCACCGTGCAGCCCGGCGACACCGTCGAATCGCTGTCGCACCGCATGGCGGGCGTCGACCGCCCGGCCGATCGCTTCCGCGTGCTGAATGGCCTCGACCCCCACGCCCAGGTCAAGGTGCGCGACCTTGTGAAGATCGTGGTGGATTGA
- a CDS encoding RNA-binding S4 domain-containing protein, protein MERQRLDKWLWHARVVKARTSAAALVEAGHVRINGVRETAPGHSVKAGDVLTIGLDRTVRVLKVIGFAERRGDASAARVLYDDLQDRPE, encoded by the coding sequence TTGGAGCGCCAGCGTCTCGATAAATGGCTGTGGCATGCGCGGGTGGTAAAGGCCCGCACCAGCGCCGCCGCGCTGGTCGAAGCCGGTCATGTCCGCATCAATGGCGTGCGGGAAACCGCGCCGGGGCACAGCGTCAAGGCCGGCGACGTGCTCACGATCGGGCTCGATCGCACGGTGCGTGTGCTCAAAGTGATCGGATTTGCGGAGCGGCGAGGTGACGCATCCGCGGCGCGCGTGCTCTATGACGATTTGCAAGATCGGCCAGAGTAA
- a CDS encoding NAD-dependent epimerase/dehydratase family protein translates to MTRVLVTGGSGFIGQHLVSALVERNCTVRVLDLKPPTRALLEVQYVRGSVLDSAMVNEALDGVDQVYHLAGLPGMWLPQKNDFHAVNYGGTEVVISAARKRGIARFLHCSTESILFRRRPSEDFVTHNALPPADDMPGPYTRSKMLAERLATQAAASGFPVVIGCPTMPIGPHDHNLTPPAAMLRHFLDKRLQFYLDFIVNLVDVRDAATGLILAMERGQVGHRYVLGSECISLNEVLRLMARLSCRFSPLVPVPRRLAEMTAAVLEFIADHITRRPPSATAEGVRIASRATALSIEKAQRELGYAPRPVEPALRETIAHLLGAAGQNYGFSPATTSVY, encoded by the coding sequence ATGACACGGGTACTTGTCACTGGCGGCAGCGGCTTCATTGGGCAGCATCTGGTCTCGGCGCTCGTCGAGCGCAATTGCACGGTTCGAGTTCTGGATCTTAAGCCTCCGACCCGTGCGCTGCTCGAAGTGCAGTATGTCAGGGGTTCAGTGCTTGATTCGGCCATGGTGAATGAAGCTCTGGACGGCGTCGATCAAGTTTATCACCTGGCCGGCCTCCCCGGCATGTGGTTGCCGCAGAAGAACGATTTTCATGCGGTGAATTACGGGGGCACCGAGGTGGTGATTTCGGCTGCGCGCAAGCGCGGCATCGCACGGTTCCTGCACTGCTCGACCGAATCTATTCTGTTCCGCCGCCGGCCGTCAGAAGATTTCGTCACGCATAACGCCCTGCCGCCGGCCGACGATATGCCGGGTCCATATACCCGATCGAAAATGCTCGCGGAACGGCTCGCAACGCAAGCTGCCGCATCCGGTTTTCCGGTCGTCATCGGTTGTCCCACGATGCCGATCGGCCCTCATGACCATAATCTTACGCCGCCGGCGGCGATGCTCCGGCACTTTCTCGACAAGCGTCTGCAATTTTACCTCGATTTCATCGTGAACTTGGTCGACGTGCGCGATGCCGCGACAGGGCTGATTCTTGCCATGGAGCGCGGGCAGGTTGGACATCGCTACGTTCTCGGCAGCGAATGCATTTCGCTGAACGAGGTTCTCCGGCTCATGGCCAGGCTCAGCTGCCGCTTCAGTCCGCTGGTTCCCGTTCCCCGCCGTCTAGCCGAAATGACGGCCGCCGTGCTGGAGTTCATCGCCGATCACATCACGCGCCGGCCTCCCTCGGCCACCGCCGAAGGTGTCCGAATTGCGTCGCGGGCGACGGCATTGTCGATAGAAAAAGCGCAGCGGGAACTGGGCTACGCGCCCAGACCCGTTGAACCCGCCTTGCGGGAGACCATTGCCCACCTGCTTGGCGCCGCCGGCCAAAATTATGGGTTCAGTCCGGCGACGACGTCGGTCTACTAG
- a CDS encoding thermonuclease family protein, which produces MKPLTGIMARCDRFFARVLPFSLMFAATPNPAISAGCAFEPQGEGRVAAIIDARSFRLEDGREVRLAGIEPIFPEKGPAEQASRASALSAIVTGHDVTLRGEDDTPDRYGRQPAFVFLDGSESSVQEMLLEEGEALVAGTVSDKDCAKSLNAAETAARQAKRGTWADPSVIKNAESPGDILAGMGRFTVVEGKVLSVRQSGATTYLNFGRNWTQGFAVTISKRMIGVFEAAGIGLKSLENHRIRVRGWVEARQGPRIEMLRVGQLELLGGN; this is translated from the coding sequence ATGAAACCACTGACCGGAATAATGGCGCGTTGCGACAGATTTTTCGCGCGGGTGTTGCCATTCAGCCTCATGTTTGCTGCCACGCCGAATCCGGCGATATCGGCAGGATGCGCCTTCGAACCGCAGGGCGAGGGGCGTGTCGCTGCCATCATCGATGCGCGCAGCTTTCGGCTCGAGGACGGGCGCGAGGTCCGCCTCGCCGGGATCGAGCCGATCTTCCCCGAAAAGGGGCCGGCCGAACAAGCAAGCCGCGCCTCCGCGCTGTCGGCGATTGTCACGGGACACGATGTGACCCTGCGCGGCGAAGACGACACGCCCGACCGCTACGGGCGTCAGCCGGCCTTTGTCTTTCTCGATGGTTCGGAAAGCTCAGTGCAGGAAATGCTGCTGGAAGAAGGCGAGGCGCTGGTCGCTGGAACCGTTTCGGACAAGGACTGCGCCAAAAGCCTCAATGCCGCGGAGACCGCGGCGCGGCAGGCGAAAAGGGGAACCTGGGCCGATCCCTCCGTCATAAAAAACGCGGAAAGTCCGGGCGATATTTTGGCCGGGATGGGGCGCTTTACCGTGGTCGAAGGCAAGGTTTTGTCGGTCCGGCAGTCCGGGGCGACGACTTACCTGAATTTCGGGCGGAACTGGACACAGGGCTTTGCTGTGACTATTTCAAAGCGCATGATCGGGGTATTCGAGGCAGCTGGAATCGGACTTAAGTCCCTCGAAAATCACAGGATTCGTGTCCGTGGCTGGGTTGAGGCGCGCCAGGGGCCGCGAATCGAAATGCTCCGGGTGGGGCAATTGGAATTGCTCGGCGGGAATTAG
- a CDS encoding methyltransferase family protein — MPHDLAQLFAFVWSGWTAIWPTQLFALIWIAWLVSWVVASFWSGRTEKHAVSWSSRVHIIPIFLGAILFSPWTAQALGVKPILHFGNAGTFVLAGLTLAGISFTWWARIHLGRFWSNSITRKEGHRVIDTGPYGFVRHPIYTGLIAAILATGVGVGTVTAMLGAVLISLGMSQKARMEEGFLTIELGADAYGPYCRRVPMLVPFLPPR, encoded by the coding sequence ATGCCTCATGATCTCGCTCAGTTATTCGCCTTCGTCTGGAGTGGATGGACCGCCATCTGGCCCACCCAATTGTTTGCGCTCATCTGGATTGCCTGGCTCGTCAGCTGGGTCGTGGCGTCGTTCTGGTCCGGTCGGACCGAAAAACACGCTGTGTCCTGGAGCTCCCGTGTCCATATCATTCCGATCTTCCTGGGAGCCATTCTGTTTTCGCCCTGGACCGCGCAGGCATTGGGAGTGAAGCCGATTTTGCATTTTGGCAACGCTGGCACCTTCGTGCTTGCCGGCCTGACCCTGGCGGGTATCTCGTTCACATGGTGGGCGCGAATCCATCTCGGGCGTTTTTGGTCGAACTCGATCACGCGCAAAGAAGGTCATCGGGTCATCGATACCGGTCCATACGGGTTTGTGCGCCACCCGATCTATACCGGACTGATCGCGGCAATCCTGGCAACAGGAGTTGGGGTCGGAACGGTGACTGCGATGCTCGGCGCGGTGCTGATCTCGCTCGGCATGTCGCAGAAGGCCCGCATGGAAGAGGGCTTCCTGACCATAGAGCTGGGCGCGGACGCATATGGCCCTTACTGCCGGCGCGTTCCGATGCTCGTTCCGTTCCTGCCGCCGCGTTAG
- a CDS encoding DUF962 domain-containing protein — MNSFFRRQLADYVEYHRDPWNCAMHVLGIVLLFLGAVLPLSSLPVPAFGAQANAATIAVLPVLIYWLLLDAALGTAIVGAAVLLLLAAAMIVNHTTAAGMWSITAVLIMIGIASQIVGHRVFERRQPALVDNPSHLLLGPMFVMAKLFIALGFRRDLAAIIQQVPKITPHGSLQYSEQLHGEPHPHT; from the coding sequence ATGAATTCATTTTTTCGGCGGCAGCTTGCCGACTACGTCGAGTATCACCGCGATCCCTGGAATTGCGCGATGCACGTATTGGGCATCGTATTGTTGTTCCTGGGTGCGGTTCTTCCCCTCAGTTCCTTGCCCGTCCCTGCGTTTGGTGCCCAGGCTAACGCGGCGACCATTGCCGTGTTGCCCGTACTGATCTATTGGCTCCTGCTCGACGCCGCCCTCGGAACGGCGATCGTTGGCGCCGCTGTCTTGTTGCTTTTGGCCGCCGCGATGATCGTCAATCATACGACCGCTGCCGGTATGTGGTCGATCACCGCCGTGTTGATTATGATCGGGATCGCGTCGCAAATAGTCGGGCACCGGGTGTTCGAACGTCGACAGCCGGCGCTCGTGGACAATCCGTCTCACTTGCTGCTCGGACCGATGTTCGTGATGGCGAAACTTTTCATTGCACTTGGCTTTCGGCGCGACCTTGCCGCTATCATCCAGCAGGTTCCAAAAATAACGCCGCACGGATCTTTGCAATATTCCGAGCAACTTCACGGCGAGCCGCACCCCCACACATGA
- a CDS encoding CarD family transcriptional regulator produces MPNKTAKTAAKATVSKATASKVAPKPPINKIAPKPVAKAPVVANKPAAKPVAAAPRIEEPKKVLTQRQGFKTNEFVVYPAHGVGQILAIEEQEIAGAKLELFVINFMKDKMTLRVPTAKVANVGMRKLSEPALVKKALETLKGRARVKRTMWSRRAQEYEAKINSGDIVAIAEVVRDLYRSESQPEQSYSERQLYEAALDRLSREIAVVQHVTETEAVKEVEGQLAKSPRRGAKAETEVEADGEADLDADADGDDAAVADEAA; encoded by the coding sequence ATGCCAAACAAGACTGCAAAAACTGCCGCGAAAGCGACCGTTTCGAAGGCCACTGCTTCGAAGGTCGCTCCCAAGCCGCCAATCAACAAGATTGCTCCAAAACCCGTCGCCAAGGCCCCGGTTGTCGCCAACAAGCCCGCCGCGAAGCCGGTCGCCGCCGCCCCGCGTATCGAAGAGCCGAAGAAGGTTTTGACCCAGCGTCAGGGCTTCAAGACCAACGAGTTCGTAGTCTATCCCGCCCACGGCGTTGGCCAGATCCTGGCCATCGAAGAGCAGGAGATCGCCGGCGCCAAGCTTGAGCTGTTCGTGATCAATTTCATGAAGGACAAGATGACGCTGCGGGTGCCGACCGCCAAGGTCGCCAATGTCGGCATGCGCAAATTGTCGGAGCCGGCGCTGGTCAAGAAGGCCCTGGAAACCCTCAAAGGCCGCGCACGTGTAAAGCGCACGATGTGGTCGCGCCGGGCCCAGGAATACGAAGCCAAGATCAATTCGGGAGATATCGTCGCGATCGCCGAAGTGGTTCGCGATCTCTATCGCTCCGAATCGCAGCCCGAACAGTCCTACAGCGAACGCCAGCTCTATGAAGCGGCGCTCGACCGGCTGTCGCGGGAAATCGCCGTCGTGCAGCATGTGACGGAGACCGAAGCGGTCAAGGAAGTCGAAGGCCAGCTCGCCAAGAGCCCGCGCCGCGGCGCCAAGGCCGAGACCGAAGTCGAGGCCGACGGTGAAGCCGATCTCGATGCCGACGCCGATGGCGACGATGCCGCGGTTGCGGACGAGGCGGCGTAA
- a CDS encoding helicase-related protein — MAFSSHPFTSANDRAPGSGVTAVLGPTNTGKTHLAIERMLAHSSGLIGLPLRLLAREVYNKIADRAGPDSVALITGEEKIKPPRPRFWVSTVEAMPRDLDVSFLAVDEIQIAADLERGHVFTDRILNRRGRDETLLLGAATMRPIIERLLPGANIVTRPRLSQLEFAGDRKITRQPRRTAIVAFSADEVYAIAELIRRQHGGAAVVLGSLSPRTRNAQVAMFQNGDVDYLVATDAVGMGLNLDVDHVAFASDRKYDGYQFRRLNPAEFAQIAGRAGRATRDGTFGTTGRCAPFEPELVNALQNHTFDSVKVLQWRNSKLDFSSLGALQVSLALSPSHDALTRAPIAEDLRVLDHAARDADVREMAHGAAAVERLWDACQIPDYRKIAPAAHAELVTSLFEFLMKKGRVPDAWFSAQVELADRADGDIDTLSGRIAQIRTWTFVANRPDWLADPEHWQSITREVENKLSDALHLRLTERFVDRRTSVLMRRLRENTMLNTEIGKTGEVIVEGHVIGRLDGFTFAPDAAEAGSDTKALQATAQKALAGEIDARAEKLSAAPDDQFVLTSDATIRWTGDAVAKLVAADDALHPRLRIISDDRLTGAPREAVQTRLDLWLKTHIEKLLGPLFDLTKAEDITGIARGIAFQLIEALGVLERSKISAEMKDLDQPSRASLRKYGVRFGAYHIYLPALLKPAARALASLLWAEKQSNVDMSALSGAQHLAGSGRTSFPIDKALPRDAYRVLGYRQCGERAVRVDILERLADLIRPALAWRETSPGEKPAGAFDGRGFVVTQAMTSLTGSAGEDFASILRALGYRMERRPPLPPKPVVVEAPAAEAAPSEAAPDAASEAAIVVAVEAASAETADVAVAPTVAAEEPVAVEAPPEQPAPVAEAPQEPAAVEATSETTPEIPAVSDAAPADAAAVEASAADASVADIAAAVVAPEAAAAEVAAVPELIEVWRPGGRSEERRPRHDRARHRHHDRPQQGAAPAAVAAAGEPGEAPKGERHRRGRRDRNHEFRKPRPDAPVEGAPVAVAAEGAPASEPREDKGRPPRERFEGKGRDRDRDRDQGRDRDKGKFGGGRDKGREHGGRDNGGRDKGGRDKGGRESGPSHRQYATSASPRERDRPIDPNSPFAKLAALKEQLAANRKDR, encoded by the coding sequence ATGGCCTTTTCGTCTCATCCCTTCACGTCCGCGAATGACCGCGCTCCCGGCTCAGGCGTCACCGCGGTGCTCGGCCCGACCAATACCGGCAAGACCCATCTCGCGATCGAGCGGATGCTGGCGCATTCCTCGGGGCTGATCGGGCTGCCGCTGCGGCTTCTGGCGCGCGAGGTCTACAACAAGATCGCCGATCGCGCCGGCCCAGATTCCGTCGCGCTGATCACCGGCGAAGAGAAGATAAAACCGCCGAGGCCGCGGTTCTGGGTTTCGACTGTCGAAGCGATGCCCAGGGATCTCGACGTGTCGTTTCTCGCGGTCGACGAAATCCAGATCGCGGCCGATCTCGAGCGCGGCCACGTCTTCACCGACCGTATCCTCAACCGCCGCGGCCGCGACGAGACGCTGTTGCTCGGCGCCGCCACCATGCGCCCGATCATCGAGCGCCTGTTGCCGGGCGCCAATATCGTCACGAGGCCGCGGCTGTCGCAGCTCGAATTCGCCGGCGACCGCAAGATCACGCGGCAGCCGCGGCGCACCGCGATCGTGGCGTTTTCGGCCGACGAAGTCTACGCGATCGCGGAGTTGATCCGCAGGCAACACGGCGGCGCCGCCGTCGTGCTGGGCTCGCTGTCGCCGCGCACGCGAAACGCGCAAGTCGCGATGTTCCAGAATGGCGACGTCGATTATCTCGTTGCGACCGATGCCGTCGGCATGGGGCTGAACCTCGACGTCGATCACGTCGCGTTCGCGTCCGACCGCAAATATGACGGCTACCAGTTCCGGCGGCTCAATCCGGCGGAATTCGCCCAGATCGCAGGCCGCGCCGGGCGCGCCACGCGCGACGGGACGTTCGGCACCACCGGCCGCTGCGCGCCGTTCGAGCCTGAACTGGTCAACGCGCTGCAGAACCACACGTTCGACAGTGTGAAAGTTTTGCAATGGCGCAACTCAAAGCTGGATTTTTCCTCGCTCGGCGCGCTGCAGGTGTCACTGGCGCTGTCGCCCTCGCATGACGCGCTGACGCGCGCGCCGATCGCGGAAGATCTGCGCGTGCTCGACCACGCCGCGCGCGATGCTGATGTCCGCGAGATGGCGCATGGCGCCGCCGCCGTGGAACGGCTGTGGGACGCCTGCCAAATTCCGGACTATCGCAAGATCGCACCGGCCGCGCATGCCGAGCTGGTCACGAGCCTGTTTGAATTTTTGATGAAGAAAGGTCGGGTACCGGACGCCTGGTTCTCAGCCCAGGTCGAGCTGGCCGACCGCGCCGACGGCGATATCGACACGCTGTCGGGCCGGATCGCGCAGATCCGGACCTGGACTTTTGTCGCCAACCGCCCGGATTGGCTGGCCGATCCCGAGCATTGGCAGTCAATCACCCGTGAAGTTGAAAATAAATTGTCCGATGCGCTGCATCTTCGGCTCACGGAGCGTTTCGTTGATCGCCGTACCAGTGTATTGATGCGCCGCCTGCGGGAAAACACGATGTTGAATACGGAAATCGGCAAGACCGGCGAAGTGATCGTAGAAGGCCATGTGATCGGCCGGCTCGATGGATTTACGTTCGCGCCCGACGCGGCGGAAGCGGGCTCCGATACGAAGGCGTTGCAGGCGACCGCGCAAAAGGCGCTGGCCGGCGAGATCGACGCGCGCGCGGAGAAACTATCGGCCGCGCCCGACGATCAGTTCGTGCTGACATCCGACGCCACCATCCGCTGGACCGGCGATGCCGTAGCAAAACTGGTGGCGGCCGACGACGCGCTGCATCCGCGGCTGCGTATCATTTCCGATGACCGTTTGACCGGCGCGCCGCGCGAGGCCGTACAGACCCGGCTCGATCTGTGGCTCAAGACGCATATCGAAAAGCTCTTGGGACCATTGTTCGATCTGACAAAAGCCGAGGACATCACGGGCATCGCGCGCGGCATCGCGTTTCAGTTGATCGAGGCGCTCGGCGTGCTCGAGCGCTCAAAAATTTCGGCCGAGATGAAGGATCTGGACCAGCCGTCGCGGGCTTCGTTACGCAAATACGGCGTCCGCTTCGGGGCCTATCACATCTATCTGCCGGCGCTGTTAAAGCCTGCGGCGCGCGCGCTGGCGTCGCTGCTGTGGGCCGAAAAGCAAAGCAATGTCGATATGTCGGCGCTGTCGGGCGCGCAGCATCTCGCAGGAAGTGGCCGCACGTCGTTTCCGATCGACAAGGCGCTGCCGCGCGATGCCTATCGCGTGCTCGGCTATCGGCAATGCGGCGAACGCGCGGTGCGGGTCGATATTCTGGAGCGGCTTGCCGATCTGATTCGCCCCGCTTTGGCCTGGCGCGAAACCTCGCCGGGCGAAAAGCCCGCTGGCGCCTTTGATGGCCGCGGATTTGTCGTCACCCAGGCGATGACGTCGCTGACCGGGTCTGCCGGCGAAGATTTTGCCTCGATTTTGCGCGCGCTCGGCTACCGGATGGAACGCCGTCCGCCGCTGCCGCCGAAACCGGTGGTGGTCGAAGCGCCTGCGGCGGAGGCCGCACCTTCGGAGGCTGCGCCGGACGCAGCTTCCGAGGCCGCGATCGTGGTTGCGGTGGAAGCGGCTTCCGCGGAGACGGCGGACGTCGCGGTCGCACCAACCGTTGCCGCCGAAGAGCCGGTCGCGGTCGAAGCCCCGCCGGAGCAGCCCGCCCCGGTCGCCGAAGCGCCGCAGGAGCCGGCTGCCGTGGAAGCTACGTCGGAGACAACGCCGGAGATCCCCGCAGTCAGCGATGCCGCGCCGGCGGACGCTGCTGCCGTGGAGGCTTCCGCCGCGGACGCTTCCGTCGCGGACATTGCCGCCGCCGTTGTTGCGCCCGAAGCAGCCGCAGCTGAGGTAGCCGCGGTCCCGGAACTGATAGAGGTCTGGCGGCCCGGCGGCCGTTCGGAAGAACGCCGGCCGCGTCACGATCGCGCCCGTCATCGCCATCACGACCGCCCGCAGCAAGGTGCGGCGCCTGCCGCTGTCGCTGCCGCCGGCGAACCCGGCGAGGCGCCAAAAGGCGAGCGGCACCGCCGCGGCCGCCGCGATCGCAATCATGAGTTTCGAAAACCCCGTCCCGATGCGCCGGTCGAAGGCGCGCCAGTAGCGGTAGCCGCCGAGGGCGCACCGGCCAGCGAGCCGCGCGAGGACAAGGGCCGTCCGCCGCGCGAGCGTTTTGAAGGCAAGGGCAGGGACCGCGACAGGGACCGAGACCAGGGCCGCGATCGGGACAAGGGCAAATTCGGCGGTGGCCGCGACAAAGGGCGCGAGCACGGTGGTCGCGACAATGGCGGCCGTGACAAGGGTGGCCGCGACAAAGGCGGCCGGGAGAGCGGTCCCTCGCACCGGCAATACGCGACCAGCGCTTCCCCGCGCGAGCGCGACCGCCCGATCGACCCCAATTCGCCGTTTGCAAAACTGGCGGCGCTGAAAGAGCAGCTCGCCGCCAACCGCAAGGATCGCTAA
- a CDS encoding LysM domain-containing protein, translated as MIKPTQAATLVIGAMLFVCVCYGRPDPAEAGSITAASEQSSPPPAADQPAATQPPRVRAYLFRGALGPFFSRGMDRLTEKLDHAGFTASVDEFTICRLIASKAIREYREDPEPIILIGHSMGGYCTIKFAEILQAENIPVSLVVAIDPAHVTPSVPLNVERFFNIFLSDSVLGGGDVKPSPGYRGHYASYDLSKHDEVSHINIEKMEQVHAQLLTKIAQLAATPAKGGGEAVPLRYVVPADAEIELWDSGMPVIARRGDTLQTIAAFYRVPLWSITQMNKGPDSTPLVPGERIIVPRHLAPLAEVSAHAPPGR; from the coding sequence ATGATCAAACCGACGCAAGCCGCAACCCTCGTGATCGGAGCGATGCTTTTCGTCTGCGTCTGCTATGGCAGACCGGATCCGGCTGAAGCGGGCTCGATCACGGCGGCGAGTGAACAATCCTCGCCGCCGCCGGCCGCCGACCAGCCGGCGGCAACCCAGCCACCGCGCGTGCGCGCCTATCTGTTCCGTGGCGCGCTGGGCCCGTTCTTCTCGCGCGGGATGGACCGTCTGACCGAAAAGCTCGATCATGCCGGCTTTACGGCGAGCGTCGATGAGTTCACGATTTGCCGCCTGATCGCCAGCAAAGCCATTCGCGAATATCGCGAAGATCCCGAGCCGATCATCCTGATCGGTCACTCGATGGGCGGCTATTGCACGATAAAGTTCGCGGAAATCCTTCAGGCTGAAAACATTCCGGTCAGCCTGGTTGTCGCCATCGATCCAGCTCACGTCACGCCGAGCGTGCCACTCAACGTCGAACGTTTCTTCAACATTTTCCTGTCGGACAGCGTCTTGGGCGGCGGCGATGTCAAGCCGTCACCAGGCTATCGGGGCCACTACGCGAGCTACGATCTCTCGAAGCATGATGAGGTTAGCCACATCAACATCGAAAAGATGGAGCAGGTCCACGCGCAACTGCTGACCAAGATCGCGCAGCTTGCGGCGACCCCGGCGAAGGGCGGAGGCGAGGCGGTGCCGCTTCGCTATGTCGTTCCCGCCGATGCCGAAATCGAGCTGTGGGACAGCGGCATGCCGGTCATCGCCCGTCGGGGCGATACGCTGCAGACGATCGCGGCGTTTTATCGCGTGCCACTGTGGTCGATCACCCAGATGAACAAGGGACCGGATAGTACGCCGCTGGTGCCGGGCGAGCGTATCATCGTTCCGCGCCATCTAGCCCCGCTCGCCGAGGTCTCCGCGCACGCGCCACCCGGGCGCTGA